The genome window TAGACGGATCCGTTCGGGAACCGGGCGACGCCCTGTCCCACGACCTCTCCATCGGACCATTCGCCGGAATATTCGTATCCGTTGGGAAGGGTGTAGGTGCCGGTGCCGTGCTGGCGACCGTTCACGAACGTGCCCTCGTAGACGCCGCCATCCTCGTATTGCTTGGTCTCCACGCGGCCATCCGACTGGGCGAGAATTACCCCCGGCAGGGCGAGCGAGACGAGACCGGCGAGGAGGAGGGGGGTCGGGCGCATGAAGATCTCCTGTCGTGCGGGAGCGTCGCGTCCGGTGCGCGCGGTCCCGCCGTTTCGGATGAGGGGAAAATCTAGCGGTCCGCCAATGTCCCCGCAACGCCTTTCGGGCCTTCGCATCGGTGCGCTTCGGACAAAGAAAAACCGCCAGACCCGTAGGATCTGGCGGTCGGATGACGCGTCACGCCGTGGCGTGGATCACTCGCGCTGGCCCATGAAGCTCAGCAGGAACATAAAGAGGTTGATGAAGTCGAGATAGAGACGCAGCGCGCCCATGATGCCCGACTTCTCCAGCCATTCGCGATCGGCGGTACGCGCGTGCTGGATGTACTCGTTCTTGATCTGCTGCGTGTCGTAGGCGGTGAGCGCGGCGAAGAGCAGGACGCCGATCGCCGAGATCGCGAACATGACGGCCGGGGAGGCCAAGAAGATGTTCACGATCGACGCCACGACAAGGCCGATCACGCCCATGATGAGGAAGCTGCCCCACCCGGAGATGTCCTTCTTGGTCGTGTAGCCCCAGAGCGACAGGCCTGCGAAGGCGATCGCCGTCACGAGGAAGGTCTGGACGATCGAGAACCCGGTATAGACGAGGAAGATCGAGCTCAGCGAAAGGCCCATCAGGGCGGCGAACGTGTAGAAGAAGAGCTGCGCGCCAGCCGCGGAGATGCGGTTGATCATCGCCGAGAAGGCAAAGACCATGATGAGCGGAGCGAACATGATCAGCCACTTCAGGGGCGATCCGTAGATCGCCTGCCCGAGCTGCGTGGCGTTGCCGGCATCGTCGACGGCGAGCCCGGAAATGGCCCAGGCTGCGAGCGCGGTGATCACCATGCCACTGGCCATCAGGCCGTAGACCTTGTTCATGTGGGCGCGCAAGCCCTCGTCGATCGTACCCGACCTTACACCAGCGCCGGTGCGGATCGTCTGTTGTTCAGCCATCAAATGCCTCCAAACGGTCATTGCATCGGCCGGGAACACGGCCGTTCTGGGGCATAATATTTGCGGTCATCCACCGCAGTTCAAGGACTTTCGGACCTGCTGACGCGATTGTTGGTTGGGACGGTGCCAATGCGCGGGCGCATCCCACGGGACGCGCGCGGCCTCTGCCGCTGCCTCGGGGCGCGCAAGGCCGACATCGTCGAGAAGATGGTCGTCGAGCCGCGCGAGGTCGTGGCGCTGTCGAGCGAGTGCACGCATCTCTTCAAACCGGCGGAGCAGGGACGGTCCGATGCGGTGAAGGTGCAGGAGGCGCAACAGATGCGACGACATCTTTCAATTCCTTTTACGATGGATGGGCGGCAAACAATCACGCTTGCGAATATCTCCCAGCTCTCATAATTTCGAAAACGAATATTTCTGACGTTTGGCATAAGGATCGGTGATATGGCGCGAAATCTCGACCTGACCGCGCTCCGTTCCCTCGTGACGGTGGCCGAGGTGGGTGGCGTCACGCGGGCGGCGGGTCATCTGAACCTGACGCAATCGGCCGTCTCGATGCAGCTCAAGCGTCTGGAAGAGACACTGGGCCTGTCGCTGATCGATCGGTCCGCGCGCAGCGTGCAGCTTACCCCAACGGGCGAACAGCTTCTCTCCTATGCGCGGCGGATGCTGGTCCTGAACGACGAGGCCATCGCCCGCCTGACCGATGACGGCTACGAGGGCGAGATCGTACTCGGCGCGCCCCATGACATCCTTTATCCAGCGATCCCGCCCGTGCTTGCGGGGTTCGCTCAACTCTATCCCCGGCTGAGGGTCAGGCTCCTGTCGCTGCCGACGCGGACACTCAAGCAGATGTTCGCCAACGGCGAATGCGACGCGATCCTGACCACCGAGGACGCGCTGGGCGAGGGGGGCGAAACTCTGCTGACGCTTCCGCTCGTCTGGGCGGGGGCGATCGGCGGGGTCGCGCACCGGCTGAGGCCGCTGCCGTTCGCCTTCTGCCGCAACTGCATCTTCAGCCCGGTCGCGCGCAGCGTGCTCGACGCGGCGGGGATCGAATGGGTCTCGATGGTCGATTCGGCCTCGGACCGCGCGTCGGAGGTATCGGTGATGGCCGATCTCGCGGTCTACGTCATTCTCGACCAGACCCTGCCTGCGGGCGTCTCGCGCGTTCCGGCCGGGGCAGGGTTGCCATCCCTTCCTGACCAGAACATCAATCTCTACCGCTCGGGTGCGCTTCGGCCCGAAGTGTCGGACGCACTGGCGGGGCTCCTGCGCGACAGCTATGCGCGGCTCGGCGCGCCGGTGCGCATGGCCGCGGAATAGCTGTCAGCCCATCGTGATGACGATCTTGCCCGTCGATCCGCGCCCCGCCATGAGGTCGAGCCCCTCGGCCACCCGGTCGAGCGGCAGCCGGTGGCCGATATGCGGGTGCAGACGCCCCTCCGCATACCAGGCCAGCAGCGCGTCGAGCGATGCCGCAACCTGCGCGGGCGCGAAGGCCATGTATCCGCCCCAGTAGACGCCCAGCACGCTCACGTTCTTGACGAGCAGGTGATTGGCGGCAAGGTTCGGAACATCGCCGCTGGCAAAGCCTACGAGGACCACCCGCGCTTCGGGTCTCAGCGCGCGCATCGCGGTCTCGGAGGCGCTTCCGCCGACCGGATCCAAGAGAACGTCCGCCCCGCCGAGCGCCTTGAGTGCGCCGCGCAGATCCGGGTCGCGCCCGTCGATCAGGTGATCGGCACCGGCAGCCTTCGCAACGGCGAGCCTGTCCGATCCACGGGCCACGGCCACGACCTCCGCCCCCATCAGCTTGCCGATCTCGACCGCGGCGAGGCCGACGCCGCCCGCGGCACCCAGCACGACGAGCCGCTCGCCCGCCGCGAGACGCGCCCGGTGCGACAGGGCCAGATGGGCGGTGCCGTGGGCGATCTGGATCGCGGCGGCATCCTCGAACGGCATCGTTTCGGGCAGGATCCGCGCCCGGGCCGCGTCGAACACGCCCCATTCGGCCAATCCGCCATGCCCGGCAAAGACCGCCACGCGTGCGCCCTGTGCCAGATCCCCCACACCGGATCCGACCGCGTCGATCGTCCCGGCGACCTCCATCCCGGGCGAGAAGGGCAGGGGTGGCGTATCCTGATACGTCCCCTTCAGCATCAGCAGATCCGCGAAATTAAGCGCGCAGGCCGCGATCCGAACGCGCACCTGACTCGGCCCGGGTTCGGGTCTGGGAACGTCCTCGACCGACGGCATCTGCGAGAAATCGGTGATTCTGAATGCTCTCATCATTGCCACTCTCCTTAAGGTTACGAGATGGTTAACGACTCGGCGAAAAAAAGATGCATAATATCAGCCAGATGATACGGCGATGCCCAAAACCTGTCCAATTGGTCAGGTTGCGCGGTGGGTTGTTTCCGCTGCATCACCTTCAACCATAGTGAGATAGGTGGTAGTGAAGATGAAGCATCCAGTAGATGTCCATGTCGGTAAGAGAATTCGTCAACGTCGCTGGATGTTGGGCATGACGCAGCAGCAGCTTGCGGAACGTGTCGGCATCAAGTTCCAGCAGATCCAGAAATACGAGACCGGGATGAACCGTGTCAGCGCCTCCCGCCTCTGGGATATCGCCGACGCGCTCGAGGTTTCGGTCGCATTCTTCTTCGAGGGTCTGTCCGAGGACGACGCCGATGCCGAGCAAGGTGGACGGGACCGCAACACCGACATTCTCTCCGACAAGGAAGCGCTCGAGCTCGTTCGGTCCTATTACGCGATCCCAGAGAACCAGCGTCGCCGCCTCTTCGAGCTTGCGCGCGTTCTGAGCGACGTCGCCTGAAAGCCTTGACCGGGCGGGGCGCAGGAGGATAGCCGGTCGGGCGACGTTTCGAACGGAGCCCACATGCCGATGCATTCCGCCGCCCTCCTCGACGATCTCCGCGAGACGGCGCTCGCGCTCGCGGATGCGGCGCGGCCCGAGACGCTGAGATATTTCCGTCAGCCTGCGCTTGCGGCCGAGAACAAGGCCGCCGGCGGTTTCGATCCGGTTACAGAAGGTGACCGTGCAGCCGAGCGCGCGATGCGCGAGGTCCTCGCGCGGCGGCGGCCCGACGACGGCATCATGGGCGAGGAATACGGCAATGTGCACGGCCGGAGCGGCCTGACCTGGGTGCTCGACCCGATCGACGGAACCCGGGCCTACATCTCCGGGACGCCGAGCTGGGGGGTCCTCGTCGCGGTTCGCGATGACGACGGTCCGATCATGGGTCTCGTCGACCAGCCCTATACGGGCGAGCGGTTCTTCGGCGGGCCGGGAGAGGCCTGGCTCGACAGCCCCGCGGGCCGGAGCATTCTCGCCACGCGCGGGACCGAGACGCTCGACCGCGCGATCCTCTTCACCACCTTCCCCGAGATCGGCACCGAGACGGAGCGCCACGCCTTCGAGGCCGTGCGCGACCGCGTGATGCTCACCCGCTACGGTCTCGATTGCTATGCCTACGGGCTTCTGGCACTGGGCCAGATCGACCTCGTGATCGAGGCGGGACTGAACGCCTACGACATCCAGGGGCCGATGGCCGTGGTCCAGGCAGCGGGCGGCGTCGTCACCGATTGGCACGGCGGCCCGGCCCATGACGGCGGCACCGTGCTGGCCGCTGCGAACACGGCGATCCACCGTGCCGCGCTGGAGGTATTGGTCCGATGACGGACCGGCATGTCTTGATTCGCGGGGCCGACCTCGTCCTGACGATGGACGACGACGGGTCCGAGCTTGCCGGTGCGGATCTCCGCCTTCGCGACGGAGTCGTGGCCGAGATCGGGCAGGACCTGACACCCGACGGGGCCGAGGCGCTCGACGCGCGGGGATGCCTCGTGACGCCCGGCCTCGTGAACACGCATCACCATCTCTTCCAGACGATGACGCGCGCGGTGCCCGGCGCGCAGGATGCGGCGCTCTTCGGGTGGCTCCAGACGCTCTATCCGATCTGGTCGCGGATGGGCCCCGAGCATATGCGCGTCTCGGCGCTGGCTGGGCTCGCCGAACTGGCGCTTTCGGGCTGCACGACCAGTTCCGACCACCTCTACCTGTTCCCGAACGGCGCGCGGCTCGACGACACGATCGAGGCGGCGACCGAGATCGGTCTGCGCTTCCATCCCACCCGCGGCGCGATGAGCATCGGAGAAAGCGCAGGCGGCCTGCCGCCCGATGCCCTTGTCGAGCGCGAGCAGGACATCCTCGAGGATTGCCTTCGCGTGATCGACGCCCATCACGATCCCGCTCCGGGTGCGATGGTCCGCGTGGGCGTGGCCCCCTGTTCGCCCTTCTCCGTCAGCCGCGAACTGATGCGCGACGCTGCGATCCTCGCGCGCGACAAGGGGGTGCGCCTCCATACCCATCTGGCCGAAAACGACGAGGACGTGGCCTACAGCCTCGAGCGGTTCGGCTGCCGCCCCGGACAATATGCCGAGGATCTGGGTTGGACCGGGCCGGATGTCTGGCACGCGCATTGCGTCAAGCTCGACCCGGACGAGATCGACCTCTTCGCGCGGTCGCTGACGGGCGTCGCGCATTGTCCCTGTTCGAACTGCCGTCTCGCCTCGGGGATCGCGCCGGTCCGCGCGATGCGCGAGGCAGGCGTGCGCGTGGGGCTCGGCGTCGACGGTTCCGCCAGCAGCGATCTCGGCAATCTCGTGGCCGAGGCGCGTCAGGCCATGCTGCTGCAGCGGGTGGCATCGGGCCCTGATGCCATGTCCGCGCGTGCGGCCTTGCGTCTTGCCACGCGTGGCGGCGCGGAGGTCCTGGGGCGTGACGATTGCGGATACCTCGCGCGGGGAATGCGCGCCGACATCGCGATCTGGGACATGCGCGGGGTCGAGGCCGCCGGATCGTGGGATCCGGCCGCGCTGCTGCTTGCCGGGCCGTCGCGGGTGCGCGACCTCTTCGTCGAAGGGCGTCGCATCGTCGATGACGGCCGGATCGCGACGCTCGATCTCGGTGCCGTGCTGGCGCGTCAGCGAAATCTCGCGCGATCTCTCGCCGGTTAAGGACGTCTTCATACCGGATGTGACAGAAGGGCGGTGACGGGCCGCGTTCCGGATCGCGGCCGACTTGCCAAGGATGCCGCCGGATGACGCACCGCATCGCCCTCGTCGTCATGCTTCTCGCGCTTGCGGGATGCGTCGTTGCCCCGGCCCACGTCCAGCTCGATCGTGCCAAGGTGGTGACGAGGGGCGCGATTCCGAAGGGAGGGCTGGATGTGAACGCCTATCGCCGGCAAGCCGGTCTTTCCCCGATCGCGCGATCCTCGCGTCTCGACGCAGCGGCGCGTCGGCATGCCAGCGACATGGCGCGGCGGGGGTTCTTTGCGCATCACGGCAGCGACGGATCGACCCATACGCTCAGGATCCGCGCGCAGGGCTGCGGCGGCGGGGCCGAGAACATCGCCGAAGGCCCCTACGATGCGCGGTCGGTCATGTCCGCCTGGATGGGCTCGGCGGGTCATCGCCGCAACATCCTCCTGCCCGCCGTGACGCATTACGGCCTCGCCAATGTCGGCGACAAATGGGTGATGACGCTGTCGCGCGATTGCCCCTGAAGGGCGGTCCTCCGCACCGGCGCGACGTGTCGCGCGAAGACGGCGCTTGATCCCGAAGGCCTGCCTCGCGATACCTCCGGCGGAAGTCCCCAGTCCGGAGAGCACCGCATGCCCGTCAGCCGTCCCCGCGTTGCCGCGATCGCCTGTATCTGCGCCGCGCTGGGAATCTCGGCGGCCTTGGCCGACGAAGTGACGGTCTTCGCCGCGGCAAGCCTGACCAACGCGATGGAAGAGATCGAGCCCCGGTTCGAGGAGGCGACCGGCCACGATCTCGTCGTTTCGCTTGCCGGATCGTCGGCGCTGGCGCGTCAGATCCTCGCGGGCGCACCGGCTGACGTGTTCATCTCGGCAAATGCGCTCTGGATGGACGAAGTGGAGAAGGCGGGACTGGTGGCGGAAGGAACGCGCACGGACCTCCTCGGCAATTCCATCGTCCTCGTCGCGCATGGCGAGGGGGCATCGAAGGTCGATCTCGGTCCCGGAACGGATCTCGCCGGTCTTCTCGGCGACGGGTATCTCGCCATGGCGCTCGTCGATGCGGTGCCCGCAGGCATCTACGGCCGTGCCGCGCTCGAGGATCTCGGGCTCTGGGACGATGTCGAGACGCGCGTCGCCCAATCCGACAACGTCCGCACGGCGCTGCGTCTCGTCGCGACCGGAGAGGCCCCCTTCGGTATCGTCTATGCCACAGATGCGGCGGCCGAGAACGGCGTGAGCGTCGTGGGCACCTTCCCCGAGGGCACGCATCCGCCGATCCTCTATCCCGTCGCCGGGATCGCCGGTCGCGAAAGCGCGGCCGCGACGGGCTTCCTCGATTTCCTGTCCGGTCCCGAGGCCCGCGCGGCCTTCGAGCGGCAGGGCTTCGTCGTCCTCGGGGAATGACGGCATGACCGACTGGCTCGGCCCCGAGGAATGGCGCGCGGTCGCGCTGTCGCTGAAGGTGGCGTTCTGGGCGACGCTGGGGAGCCTGCCGTTCGGCATCCTCACGGCCTATGCACTGGCGCGGTGGAGCTTTCCGGGCAAGCAGCTGCTGAACGGGCTGGTCCATCTGCCGCTGGTGCTGCCGCCCGTGGTGACGGGCTATCTGCTGCTTCTGACCTTCGGTCGGACCGGATGGCTGGGCGGGTGGCTGGCCGAGATCGGCATCGTCTTTGCCTTCCGCTGGACGGGCGCGGCACTCGCCGCCGCGATCATGGCGTTCCCGCTCATGGTGCGGGCCATCCGCTTGTCGATCGAGGCGGTGGACGCCAAGCTCGAACAGGCGGGCGCGACGCTCGGGGCGTCGCCCGCCTGGGTCTTCGCGACGCTGACGCTGCCTCTCGTCCTGCCGGGGATCGTGGCGGGCGCGATCCTGGCATTCGCCAAGGCCATGGGCGAATTTGGCGCGACGATCACCTTCGTGTCGAACATCCCCGGCGAGACGCGCACCATCCCGACCGCGATCTATGCCTTCCTGCAGGTACCGGGCGGCGAGGGGTCTGCCCTGCGGCTGGTGGTCGTGTCGGTCGTCGTGGCGATGGGCGCACTCTTTCTCTCCGAGCTCGTCGGCCGGCGCATAGCAGACCGGATCGGCGGGCGCTGATGCTCGAGATCCGCCTGCGCCACGCCTTTTCGGACTTCACGCTCGACGTCGATTTCGCATCCGGCCCCGGCGTCACCGTGCTCTTCGGGCGGTCGGGGTCGGGCAAGACGACGATCGCGCAGGCGCTCGCGGGGCTTCTGACACCGGACGAGGGGCGGATCGCCATCGGCGGCGAGACGTTGCTCGATACCGCGAAGGGGATTCGCCTGGCCCCCCATCGCCGCAGGATCGGCTATGTCTTTCAGGAGGCGCGCCTTTTCCCGCACCTGACCGTCTCGCAGAACCTGCGCTTCGGCGCGTGGTTCGCCCCGAAGAACGCACCCCGCGAGGAAATGGGCCGCGTGGTCGAGATGCTCGGGATCGGGCATCTGCTGACCCGGCGGCCGGGCGCGCTGTCGGGCGGCGAGAAGAGCCGAGTCTCCCTCGGGCGGGCGCTCCTCTCGGCACCGCGCGTCATTCTCGCGGACGAGCCGCTCGCCGCCCTCGACGACGCCCGCAAGGCCGAGATCCTGCCCTATTTCGAGCGTCTTCGCGACGAGGCGCGCGTGCCGATCCTCTATGTCAGCCATTCCGCCTCCGAGGTCGCGCGGCTCGCCACGACGGTGGTGGCGCTGCGGGACGGCCGCGTGATCGAACACGGAACGCCGGGCGAGGTCCTGTCCAATCCTGGCGTGCTGCCGAATGGCCCGCGCGAGGTCGGATCCATCGTCAGGGCACGGATCGTCGCCCATCATGACGATGGCCTGACCGAGCTCGACGCCTCGGGCATCGCGCTTTTCCTGCCGCGTGTCGACCACCCGACGGGCACATGGCTGCGCGTCCGCATCGCCGCGCATGACGTCATCCTGTCGCGCCATCGCCTGAGCGGGATCTCGGCGCTCAACGTGTTCGAGGGCCGGGTGGAGGAGATCCGGATCGGCGACGGGCCCGGCGCGCTCGTCGTGCTCGTAACGGCGGCGGGGCGGATCCTCGCCCGGATCACCCAACGCTCTGTGCGGGCGCTGGACCTCGCCCCCGGCATCGTCGCCCATGCCGCGGTCAAGAGCGTCGCGGTCGCCTCGGCCGATATCGGGTTCGACGGGCGGGGCTGACGAACCTTACCGCTTGGCGCTCTGCCAGGCGGCGATGCCCACCGCGACCGAGACGATCAGGATGACGATCGTGGCGAGGGCATTGACCTCGGGGCTGACGCCGAGCCGCACTTTCGAAAAGATGACCATCGGCAGGGTCGAGGCCCCGGGGCCCGACACGAAGCTCGCGATCACGACGTCGTCGAGCGACAGCGTGAAGGCCAGAAGCCATGCCGAGATCAGCGCGGGCGCGAGGCCCGGCAGCGTCACGTCGAGGAAGACCCTGAGCGGCCGCGCCCCGAGATCGGCCGCCGCCTCCTCCTGCGCGCGGTCGAGCGTGCCCATCCGCGCCTGGATCACCACAGTCGCGAAGGCCGCGCCGAACGTGGCATGTGCGATGACGATGGTGGTAAAGCCGCGTCCCGCCGGCCAGCCGACGAGGTTCTCCATCCCCACGAAAAGCAGCAGCAGAGACAGCCCAATGATGACTTCCGGCATGACGAGCGGCGCGGTCGCCATGCCGCCGAGTAGGAACCGCCCACGGAACCGCCCGTGCCGCGTCAGCGCGAAAGAGGCGAGCAGCCCCACGATCGTCGCGATGGTCGCCGCCGCGACCCCCAGCTGAAGCGAGATCCACGCCGCATCGAGGATCTGCGGATCCTCGAGCAGCGCGCCGTACCAGCGGGTCGAGAAGCCGCTCCAGACCGTGACGAGCCGGCTTTCGTTGAAGCTGTAGATCACGAGGCTCAGGATCGGCGCATAGAGGAACAGAAAGCCGAGCGTCGTGATCGCGAGAAGGACGGGAGAGCGTTTCATTCGACCTCGCGCGCCTGCGTCCTGCGCAGGATCGCGATGGGCAGGGCGAGGACGACCACCATGACGATCGCGACCGAAGCGGCGACCGGCCAGTCGCGGTTGAGGAAGAATTCGTTCCAGAGGACAGAGCCGATCATCAGCGTGTCGGGTCCGCCAAGAAGCGCCGGGATCACGTATTCGCCGAGCGCGGGGATGAAGACCAGCATGCATCCCGCGACGATCCCCGGAAGCGAGAGCGGTAGCGTCACGGTGAGAAAGGAGGTGAAGGGCCGCGCGCCCAGATCGGCCGAGGCCTCGAGCAGCGCCGTGTCGAGCCGCGAGAGCGAGGCATAGAGCGGCAAGATCATGAAGGGCAGATAGGTATAGACGATCCCGAGATAGACCGCGAAATCCGTGGGGATCAGGACGAGCGGCGCGTCGATCAGCCCGGTCCAGAGCAGGAAGCCGTTGAGCGTGCCGTTGCCCTTGAGAAGGCCGATCCACGCATAGACGCGCAATAGGAACGACGTCCAGAACGGCAGGATGACGAGCGTCAGCAGAAGGTTTCGCCGCGAAACCGGCGCGCGCGCGATGACGTAGGCCATCGGATAGCCGACGAGCAGCGTGATGAGCGTCGAGATGCCCGCGATTCTGGCCGAGCTGAGATAGGAGAGCAGGTAGAGCGGATCCTCCCACAGGAAGATGTAATTCCCGAGGTTGAGCGTCGCCGTGAGGATGCCGTCGGCCCAGTCGAAAAGCGGCAGATAGGGCGGCTGCGCGATTGCGGGTTCCGAGACCGAGATCTTCACCAGAACGAGCAACGGCACGAGAAAGAAGAGGCCGAGCCAAACCAGCGGAATCGCCGCGACGAGCCGCCTCATGCCGGGACGACCACGTTCGCCGACCCGCTCCAGCCCATTGCGACGGGATCGCCGACCGAAAGCGCATCGGTTTCGCGGCGAAACCTGTTGGCGCGAGTCACGCGGATGCGTTTGCCCGATGGAAGTGCCACGTGAAAGATCGACAGGTTGCCGTTATAGACGATCTCCTCGATCCGGCCCGTGACACCGTTGTCGTGATCGTCGGCCAGCACGCGCGCGATCTCGATCTTTTCCGGGCGGATCGCGACCGCGACGGATTGCCCGAGGGAGCCGGTGATCGCGTGGCTCACGCGGATGTCGCCGCCCATCTCGGGGCAGGCGATGCGGGCATGGGTCGCCGCATCCTCGACGATGGTGCCCTCGAAGATGTTCACGGTTCCGATGAAGCCCGCGACGAAGCGGCTTCGCGGGTATTCGTAGATTTCGTGCGGGGTGCCGACCTGCACGATGCGTCCGTCGCGCATCACGCCAAGGCGGTCGCCGAGGGTCATCGCCTCTTCCTGGTCGTGGGTGACGACGACGAAGGTGATGCCGAGGCTCTCGCGGATGCGCACGAGTTCGAGCTGCGTCTCCTCCCTCAGCTTGCGGTCCAGCGCGCCCAGGGGCTCGTCGAGCAGCAGGAGCTTCGGGCGACGGGCGAGGGCGCGCGCGAGCGCCACCCGCTGACGCTGGCCGCCAGAAAGCTGGTCGGGCTTGCGGTGGCCCAGATGCGAAAGCTGCACGAGGTCCAGCATCTCGGCGACGCGCGCCTTCACCTCGCTGCGCGGCAGCCCCGCGCGGTTGAGGCCGTAGGCCACGTTCCGCTCCACGCTCATATGCGGGAAAAGCGCGTAGGACTGGAACATCATGTTGGTGTCGCGGGCATGGGGTGGCACGTCCGCCATGTCCCGGCCATCGATCTCGATCCTGCCCGCGCTCGGCCGTTCGAACCCCGCGAGCATCCGCAGGAGGGTCGACTTGCCGCTGCCGGATCCGCCCAGAAGGCAGAAGAGTTCGCCGCCGCGGATGTCGAGCGAGACATCCTCGACGGCGCCGACGGTGCCGAAGCGCTTGCTCACCCCCGCGATGCGGAGGAGCGGCGGCGTGCTTTCGGCCATCGCGGCTTCAGCGACCGGTCTTGAGGCTGGTCCAGGCGCGGGTCAGCGACCGGTCGTAGCGCGCCGATTTCGGAACGGCCGAGAACATCTTCTGGAGCGTCGCCTCGGGCGGATAGATGCCGGGATCCTCGCGCACCTCGTCCGAGACGAGCGGCGTCGCCTCGCGGTTGGCATTGGCGTAATAGACCGCGTCCGAGATCGCGGCGGTCACCTGCGGCTGGAGGAAATAATCGATGAAGGCATAGGCCGCATCGGGGTTCGGCGCATCGGCGGGGATCACCATCATGTCGAAGCCCAGCTGACCGCCCTCGGCGGGGATGACATATCGGATATCGACGCCGTTACCGGCCTCGGACGCGCGATCCTTGGCCTGAAGGATGTCGCCGGAATACCCGACGGCGAGGCAGATGTCGCCATTGGCCAGATCATTGATATATTGGGAGGAATGGAAGTACCGGATATGCGGGCGGATGCCTTGCAGAAGCTCCATCGCCCGGTCCAGATCGGCGGTATCCTCGGAATTGGGATCGAGTTCGAGGTAGTTGAGCGCGGCCCCCACGATCTCCGACGGGCTGTCGAGGAGCGCAATCCCGCAATCCTCGAGCGCGGCGGCATTCTCGGGGTCGAAGATCAGCGACCAGCTGTCGAGATCCGCATCGGGCAGACGTTCGGTCACCATGTCGACGTTGTAGCCGGGACCGACCGAATACATCATGTAGGGGATGCCGTAGGTGTTGTCGGGGTCGTTGCCCGACACGATGCGCAGGATCTCGGGATCGAGATTGCCGTAATTCCCGATGCGCTCCTTGTCGATCTCCTGAAAGACGCCGGCCTGTGCCTGTCGCGCCATGAATTCGAGCGAGGGCACCACGAGGTCGTAGCCCGTATTGCCGGTCAGCATCCGCGCCTCGACGACCTCGTTGGAATCGAAGACGTCGTAATTGACGTCGATCCCGGTCTCGGATTCGAAGTTCGGGATCGTGTCCTCGGCGATGTAGTCCGACCAGTTGTAGAAGTTGAGCGTATCCTGAGCATGGGCCGCGAGCGGAGCTGCGAGAACCAGTAGGGCCGTGGAGATCGTCCGGGTCATTGGGGATGTCCTTGCGTGAAGAATACTATGCACCGAGGCGGTCGCGAAGGGCGTACCACCAGGATCCGAGGACGGAATAGGGAACGCGGAAGCCCTGCCCGCCGGGAAAGGGCAGCCAGGGCAGGCCCGCGAACGTGTCGAAGCGGCCCAGATCGCCATGGATCGCCTCCGAGAGGATCCGGCCGAAGAGATGCGATCCCGAGACGCCGTGGCCGGAATAGCCATGCGCGAAATAGGTGTTCGAGCCGATCCGCCCGAGTTGCGGCACGCGCGTGAAGCTGAGCGCGAAGTTGCCCGACCAGGCATGGTCGATCCGCGTGTTCCTGAGCTGCGGAAAGACCCGGTCCATCGAGCGGACGAGCTTGCGCTTGATGTCCTTCGGGTCGGTGCCGCCATAGACCGTGCCGCCGCCGAAGAGCAGCCGGTGATCGGCCGACATGCGGTAATAGTCGAGGATATAGCGCACGTCCTCGACGCAGGTGCCTGCGGGCATCAGGGCTCTGGCCTGCGCCTCGCCCAGC of Palleronia sp. LCG004 contains these proteins:
- a CDS encoding polyamine ABC transporter substrate-binding protein, whose amino-acid sequence is MTRTISTALLVLAAPLAAHAQDTLNFYNWSDYIAEDTIPNFESETGIDVNYDVFDSNEVVEARMLTGNTGYDLVVPSLEFMARQAQAGVFQEIDKERIGNYGNLDPEILRIVSGNDPDNTYGIPYMMYSVGPGYNVDMVTERLPDADLDSWSLIFDPENAAALEDCGIALLDSPSEIVGAALNYLELDPNSEDTADLDRAMELLQGIRPHIRYFHSSQYINDLANGDICLAVGYSGDILQAKDRASEAGNGVDIRYVIPAEGGQLGFDMMVIPADAPNPDAAYAFIDYFLQPQVTAAISDAVYYANANREATPLVSDEVREDPGIYPPEATLQKMFSAVPKSARYDRSLTRAWTSLKTGR
- a CDS encoding ABC transporter ATP-binding protein, giving the protein MAESTPPLLRIAGVSKRFGTVGAVEDVSLDIRGGELFCLLGGSGSGKSTLLRMLAGFERPSAGRIEIDGRDMADVPPHARDTNMMFQSYALFPHMSVERNVAYGLNRAGLPRSEVKARVAEMLDLVQLSHLGHRKPDQLSGGQRQRVALARALARRPKLLLLDEPLGALDRKLREETQLELVRIRESLGITFVVVTHDQEEAMTLGDRLGVMRDGRIVQVGTPHEIYEYPRSRFVAGFIGTVNIFEGTIVEDAATHARIACPEMGGDIRVSHAITGSLGQSVAVAIRPEKIEIARVLADDHDNGVTGRIEEIVYNGNLSIFHVALPSGKRIRVTRANRFRRETDALSVGDPVAMGWSGSANVVVPA